A part of Zonotrichia leucophrys gambelii isolate GWCS_2022_RI chromosome 7, RI_Zleu_2.0, whole genome shotgun sequence genomic DNA contains:
- the NXPH2 gene encoding neurexophilin-2: MVPLQPLPLVVVQGVLQLVFCDTSRVVQAAEVLDWEDKDAAETLVDNVVHSRIINPLRLFVKPSPVLKHGQVSYSDSIENFWDWLSNITEVQESLARTKRRPIVKTGKFKKMFGWGDFHSNIKTVKLNLLITGKIVDHGNGTFSVYFRHNSTGLGNVSVSLVPPSKVVEFEPSPQSTLETKESKSFNCRIEYEKTDRAKKTALCNFDPSKICYQEQTQSHVSWLCSKPFKVICIYIAFYSVDYKLVQKVCPDYNYHSETPYLSSG; encoded by the coding sequence GTGTTCTGTGACACCAGCCGGGTGGTGCAGGCCGCGGAGGTGCTGGACTGGGAGGACAAGGATGCTGCAGAGACACTGGTTGACAACGTGGTCCACTCCAGGATCATCAACCCCCTACGGCTCTTTGTCAAACCCTCCCCAGTGCTGAAACACGGCCAGGTGTCCTACTCGGACAGCATAGAAAACTTTTGGGATTGGTTGTCCAACATCACGGAGGTTCAGGAATCTCTGGCACGAACTAAGCGCAGACCTATAGTGAAAACTGGGAAATTCAAGAAAATGTTTGGGTGGGGTGACTTCCACTCCAACATCAAAACTGTAAAGCTGAACCTGCTGATCACGGGGAAAATCGTCGATCACGGCAACGGAACCTTCAGCGTTTATTTCCGACACAACTCCACGGGCCTGGGGAATGTTTCTGTCAGCCTGGTGCCGCCCTCCAAGGTGGTGGAGTTTGAGCCATCTCCACAGTCCACGCTGGAGACCAAGGAGTCCAAGTCCTTCAACTGCCGCATCGAGTACGAGAAAACAGACCGCGCCAAAAAAACTGCCCTGTGCAACTTTGACCCTTCCAAGATCTGCTACCAAGAGCAGACCCAAAGCCATGTCTCCTGGTTGTGTTCCAAACCCTTCAAAGTCATCTGCATTTACATCGCGTTCTACAGCGTAGATTACAAACTGGTGCAGAAGGTCTGTCCCGACTACAACTACCACAGCGAGACGCCCTACCTGTCCTCCGGCTGA